From the Streptomyces sp. Tu 2975 genome, one window contains:
- a CDS encoding ABC transporter ATP-binding protein, whose amino-acid sequence MSTDVKSDATAGAQPSAGGTDLVLQASDVTLRFGGLTCLDHVDVNMCRGEVLAVIGPNGAGKTSLFNSLTGAYTPQEGKIVFRSKDGDEKSLLGSKPHIVNRVGVARTFQNIRLFGALTALENVKIAAETRLKAGPVSIMLGLPNAGKAERLSDERAHRLLKFVGLEDKLNEIAGSLSYGDQRSLEIARALATDPQVLLLDEPAAGTNPTEKLELEQLIRRINTELGISVLLIEHDMRLVMSVADRVMVLNFGKKIAEGTPSEVQQHPAVIEAYLGASAEDAEVVQAAIAEQHAADGPQEPASAGSTSEEPGSDEPASEDSGSDEPGSDEPASDGSAADDASDEVSSDAESSDGTAPGETTADEESGK is encoded by the coding sequence ATGAGCACGGACGTGAAGAGCGACGCGACGGCCGGTGCGCAGCCTTCGGCCGGTGGTACCGATCTGGTGCTGCAGGCGTCGGATGTGACGCTGCGGTTCGGCGGGCTGACCTGTCTGGACCATGTGGACGTCAACATGTGCCGGGGCGAGGTCCTGGCGGTGATCGGGCCGAACGGTGCGGGTAAGACCTCGCTGTTCAACTCGCTCACCGGGGCGTACACCCCGCAGGAGGGCAAGATCGTCTTCCGTTCGAAGGACGGCGACGAGAAGTCCCTGCTGGGCAGCAAGCCGCACATCGTCAACCGTGTGGGTGTGGCGCGTACGTTCCAGAACATCCGGTTGTTCGGTGCCTTGACGGCGCTGGAGAACGTCAAGATCGCGGCGGAGACCCGGCTGAAGGCCGGCCCCGTCTCGATCATGCTGGGTCTGCCGAACGCGGGTAAGGCGGAGCGGCTCAGTGACGAGCGTGCGCACCGGCTGCTGAAGTTCGTGGGCCTGGAGGACAAGCTCAACGAGATCGCGGGCAGCTTGTCGTACGGCGACCAGCGCAGTCTGGAGATCGCGCGGGCGCTGGCCACGGATCCGCAGGTGCTGCTGCTGGACGAGCCGGCCGCCGGTACGAACCCGACGGAGAAGCTGGAGCTGGAGCAGCTGATCCGACGCATCAACACGGAGCTGGGCATCAGCGTGCTGCTCATCGAGCACGACATGCGTCTGGTGATGTCCGTGGCGGACCGGGTGATGGTGCTCAACTTCGGCAAGAAGATCGCCGAGGGGACGCCGAGCGAGGTGCAGCAGCACCCGGCGGTGATCGAGGCCTATCTGGGCGCGTCGGCCGAGGACGCGGAGGTGGTTCAGGCCGCCATCGCGGAGCAGCACGCGGCGGACGGTCCGCAGGAGCCGGCGTCGGCCGGGTCCACGTCCGAGGAGCCGGGTTCGGACGAGCCCGCTTCCGAGGACTCGGGTTCGGACGAGCCGGGTTCTGACGAGCCTGCTTCGGACGGGTCCGCGGCGGACGATGCCTCTGACGAGGTGTCGTCCGACGCGGAGTCGTCGGACGGAACGGCGCCGGGCGAGACGACGGCGGACGAGGAGAGCGGCAAGTGA
- a CDS encoding branched-chain amino acid ABC transporter permease: protein MSLQEFWDYLVLGVMLGSLYAVIAIGYTLVYGVLQLINFAHSEVFMLGAYGSLIVLQLVSPGDNPSALASIGFVALAMAGSALFGGVTAYGLEKVAYRPLRRRGAPRLIFLITAIGASFFLYNLAGKLFGRDPLPLPEMYDNHTVFSLFGAGVNITQMLQFATAVVMMVALDLLVTRTKLGKGIRAVAQDAEVAGLMGVDIDKVISRTFIIGGVLGGVAGFLFANLNQVSYTMGFIPGITAFAAAVVGGIGNIRGAMFGGILIGIVETMTVPLLGDEWRSVSAMVVLILVLMFRPMGILGERVGRAA, encoded by the coding sequence ATGTCCCTTCAGGAATTCTGGGACTACCTCGTCCTAGGGGTGATGCTCGGCTCGCTGTACGCCGTCATCGCCATCGGCTACACCCTTGTCTACGGCGTGCTGCAGCTGATCAACTTCGCGCACAGCGAGGTCTTCATGCTCGGCGCCTACGGCAGCCTCATCGTCCTTCAGCTGGTCAGTCCGGGGGACAACCCGTCCGCTCTGGCGTCCATCGGCTTTGTCGCTCTCGCCATGGCGGGGTCGGCGCTGTTCGGCGGCGTCACGGCGTACGGCCTGGAGAAGGTCGCGTACCGACCACTACGCAGACGTGGCGCGCCGCGGCTGATCTTCCTGATCACCGCGATCGGCGCCTCGTTCTTCCTGTACAACCTGGCCGGCAAGCTGTTCGGGCGTGACCCGCTGCCGCTGCCGGAGATGTACGACAACCACACCGTGTTCTCGCTGTTCGGCGCGGGTGTGAACATCACTCAGATGCTCCAGTTCGCGACGGCCGTGGTCATGATGGTCGCGCTGGACCTGCTGGTGACCCGCACGAAGCTCGGCAAGGGCATCCGCGCGGTCGCCCAGGACGCCGAGGTCGCCGGCCTGATGGGCGTCGACATCGACAAGGTCATCTCCCGCACCTTCATCATCGGCGGTGTGCTGGGCGGTGTGGCGGGCTTCCTGTTCGCCAACCTGAACCAGGTGTCGTACACGATGGGCTTCATACCCGGTATCACCGCGTTCGCCGCGGCCGTCGTGGGCGGCATCGGCAACATCCGCGGTGCGATGTTCGGCGGCATTCTGATCGGCATCGTGGAGACGATGACGGTGCCGCTGCTCGGTGACGAGTGGCGCAGCGTCTCGGCCATGGTCGTGCTGATTCTTGTGCTGATGTTCCGCCCGATGGGCATCCTCGGTGAGCGAGTGGGGAGGGCGGCATGA
- a CDS encoding hotdog fold thioesterase has product MGEQTTVKFPQEVIDEYAELGVDLPALFSAGHLGERMGVQIIEAAADRVVGTMPVEGNTQPYGLLHGGASAVLAETLGSVGSMLHGGPSKIAVGVDLNCTHHRGARSGMVTGVATPVHRGRSTATYEIVITDERDKRVCTARLTCLLRDAQG; this is encoded by the coding sequence ATGGGCGAGCAGACCACCGTGAAGTTCCCGCAAGAGGTCATCGACGAGTACGCCGAACTCGGGGTGGACCTGCCCGCGCTCTTCTCCGCCGGACACCTCGGCGAGCGCATGGGCGTACAGATCATCGAGGCCGCTGCGGACCGGGTCGTCGGCACCATGCCCGTCGAGGGCAACACCCAGCCGTACGGCCTGCTGCACGGCGGCGCCTCCGCCGTCCTCGCCGAGACCCTCGGCTCCGTCGGCTCCATGCTGCACGGTGGCCCCTCCAAGATCGCCGTCGGCGTGGACCTCAACTGCACCCACCACCGCGGCGCCCGCTCCGGAATGGTCACCGGGGTCGCCACCCCCGTCCACCGCGGCCGCTCCACCGCCACCTACGAGATCGTGATCACCGACGAGCGCGACAAGCGCGTCTGCACCGCCCGGCTCACCTGCCTGCTCCGCGACGCCCAGGGCTGA
- a CDS encoding branched-chain amino acid ABC transporter permease, producing MSTVDTSKNLTPSAASKLRRTAWYQSERFSRLWAMIALGVLLALVTGEQGNTRDIFFSIKDTFTGPNLWVCLGLTVGVWALREFAAAPIKGAVTKAKESAGSAVSGGPVGTLRERLRTDKRVKLGGIALLLILVLVIPSGLERTWQTVLVDQIAIFALLAIGLNVVIGWAGLLDLGFFAFFAVGAYSTAYWTGRLPIEPPVVLNNFWVIPVAVITCLICGLLLGAPTLRLRGDYLAIVTLGFHEIIYLVAKNADGITGGPQGARLIPDFSIDFAGFEYKWSIKPLPYWYLLVFFIVLVIILFSRLEHSRVGRAWTAIREDEIAAAANGVNTVQFKLMAFAIGASTSGVAGVIFTSKYGYINPEVFPLLQSILILAYVIFGGMGSIPGVLIGTAILVWLPEALKDWVDPSDRYMYLGALLVIMMIYRPQGVWPSRRRQRELKMAEEGIGDADAMSEPAGGKV from the coding sequence ATGAGTACGGTCGACACCTCGAAGAACCTGACGCCGTCTGCGGCGTCGAAGCTGCGCCGTACGGCGTGGTACCAGTCGGAGCGTTTCTCCCGTCTGTGGGCGATGATCGCCCTGGGTGTGCTGCTGGCCCTGGTGACGGGCGAGCAGGGCAACACGCGTGACATCTTCTTCTCGATCAAGGACACGTTCACGGGCCCCAACCTGTGGGTGTGCCTGGGTCTTACGGTCGGTGTGTGGGCGCTGCGGGAGTTCGCGGCGGCGCCGATCAAGGGTGCGGTCACGAAGGCCAAGGAGTCGGCGGGTTCGGCTGTCTCCGGTGGCCCGGTGGGCACCCTGCGGGAGCGGCTGCGGACCGACAAGCGGGTGAAGCTGGGTGGCATCGCCCTCCTGCTGATCCTGGTCCTGGTCATTCCGTCGGGTCTTGAGCGGACCTGGCAGACGGTGCTGGTGGACCAGATCGCGATCTTCGCGCTGCTGGCGATCGGCCTCAACGTGGTGATCGGCTGGGCGGGTCTGCTGGACCTGGGCTTCTTCGCCTTCTTCGCCGTGGGTGCCTACTCGACGGCGTACTGGACGGGCCGGCTTCCGATCGAGCCTCCGGTGGTGCTGAACAACTTCTGGGTCATCCCCGTCGCGGTGATCACGTGTCTGATCTGTGGTCTGCTGCTGGGTGCTCCGACGCTTCGGCTCCGGGGTGACTATCTGGCGATCGTGACGCTCGGTTTCCACGAGATCATCTACCTGGTGGCGAAGAACGCGGACGGGATCACGGGCGGTCCGCAGGGTGCCCGGCTGATCCCGGACTTCTCGATCGACTTCGCGGGCTTCGAGTACAAGTGGTCGATCAAGCCGCTGCCTTACTGGTACCTGCTGGTCTTCTTCATCGTCCTGGTGATCATCCTGTTCTCGCGTCTCGAGCACTCGAGGGTGGGACGTGCCTGGACGGCGATCCGTGAGGACGAGATCGCGGCCGCTGCGAACGGCGTCAACACGGTGCAGTTCAAGCTGATGGCGTTCGCGATCGGCGCGTCGACGTCGGGTGTCGCGGGTGTGATCTTCACCAGTAAGTACGGGTACATCAACCCGGAGGTCTTCCCGCTTCTGCAGTCGATCCTGATCCTGGCCTACGTCATCTTCGGCGGTATGGGTTCGATCCCGGGTGTGCTGATCGGTACGGCGATCCTGGTGTGGCTGCCGGAGGCGCTGAAGGACTGGGTGGACCCGTCCGACCGGTACATGTATCTGGGCGCGCTGCTGGTGATCATGATGATCTACCGGCCTCAAGGTGTCTGGCCGTCCCGGCGAAGGCAGCGTGAGCTGAAGATGGCTGAGGAAGGCATCGGCGACGCGGACGCGATGTCCGAGCCGGCGGGAGGCAAGGTCTGA
- a CDS encoding ABC transporter ATP-binding protein has translation MRVFYGAIEAIKGIDLTVRKGEIVALLGGNGAGKTTTLRTVSGMLQPRHGEVLLRGERIDGIKSHELVRFGIGHVPEGRRVFSTMTVRENLEMGAYRFSSVDMAEMDRVFTLFPRLAERRSQQAGTLSGGEQQMLAIGRALMGKPELLLLDEPSMGLAPLIVQQIFEIIEEINKQGTTVLLVEQNATQALGLANRGYVLETGEVAMSGPAADLLADNRIRAAYLGEGAA, from the coding sequence ATGCGCGTGTTCTACGGCGCCATCGAGGCCATCAAGGGCATCGACCTGACCGTGCGCAAGGGTGAGATCGTGGCCCTGCTCGGCGGTAACGGCGCGGGCAAGACGACGACGCTGCGCACCGTCTCGGGCATGCTCCAGCCGCGCCACGGTGAGGTGCTGCTGCGCGGTGAGCGGATCGACGGCATCAAGTCGCACGAGCTCGTGCGGTTCGGCATCGGTCATGTGCCGGAGGGCCGGCGGGTCTTCTCGACGATGACCGTGCGGGAGAACCTGGAGATGGGCGCGTACCGCTTCAGCTCGGTCGACATGGCCGAGATGGACCGGGTGTTCACGCTCTTCCCGCGTCTGGCCGAGCGGCGTTCGCAGCAGGCGGGCACGCTGTCGGGCGGTGAACAGCAGATGCTGGCGATCGGCCGTGCCCTGATGGGCAAGCCGGAGCTGCTGCTGCTGGACGAGCCGTCGATGGGTCTCGCGCCGCTGATCGTGCAGCAGATCTTCGAGATCATCGAGGAGATCAACAAGCAGGGCACGACGGTGCTGCTGGTGGAGCAGAACGCCACGCAGGCGCTGGGTCTGGCGAACCGCGGCTACGTCCTGGAGACGGGTGAGGTCGCGATGTCGGGGCCGGCGGCGGATCTGCTGGCGGACAACCGGATCCGTGCGGCGTACCTCGGTGAGGGCGCGGCCTGA
- a CDS encoding branched-chain amino acid ABC transporter substrate-binding protein, giving the protein MLNKTIIKMAIPLAVGALALTGCGSDSGSGDGAVKIAFQGPLSGDNVALGENMQNGVKLAIDQANAKGDLDFKLEYVAGDDQGLPDKATAAAQKIIDDEGVVAVVGPAFSGPTNTSSPLYAESGLVTVSPSATNPLLTDKENGFTSFLRGVPNDNMQGAGMATYYAKKLQAKKVYLIDDKTDYGVGLATVAEKGLKDAGIEVVKKSVPQKTPDYSATAKDVVNSKADALIYAGYYQDAAPFAKKLKDAGYKGAAISGDGTNDMKFVELAGDASESWFLTCPCTDATVEAGTKKFAEDYQKEFGRAPGTYSAEAYDIANMIIAEVKKSGADVEREALRDALAKASYKGLTKTFSFGENGEFTGTDVYLYQVKGGKIGYQGNINELAG; this is encoded by the coding sequence GTGCTGAACAAGACCATCATCAAAATGGCTATACCGCTGGCCGTGGGTGCTCTGGCCCTGACCGGGTGCGGCAGTGACTCCGGCAGCGGTGACGGCGCCGTGAAGATCGCATTCCAGGGTCCGCTCTCCGGCGACAACGTCGCGCTGGGCGAGAACATGCAGAACGGCGTGAAGCTGGCCATCGACCAGGCCAACGCCAAGGGTGACCTCGACTTCAAGCTCGAGTACGTCGCCGGTGACGACCAGGGTCTGCCGGACAAGGCCACGGCCGCCGCGCAGAAGATCATCGACGACGAGGGCGTCGTCGCCGTGGTGGGTCCCGCCTTCTCCGGGCCGACCAACACCTCTTCGCCGCTGTACGCGGAGTCCGGTCTGGTGACGGTCTCGCCGTCCGCGACCAACCCGCTGCTGACGGACAAGGAGAACGGCTTCACCAGCTTCCTGCGCGGTGTCCCCAACGACAACATGCAGGGCGCCGGCATGGCGACCTACTACGCCAAGAAGCTGCAGGCGAAGAAGGTCTACCTGATCGACGACAAGACCGACTACGGCGTCGGCCTGGCGACTGTCGCCGAGAAGGGTCTGAAGGACGCCGGTATCGAGGTCGTCAAGAAGTCCGTCCCGCAGAAGACGCCGGACTACTCCGCGACCGCGAAGGACGTCGTCAACTCCAAGGCCGACGCGCTGATCTACGCCGGTTACTACCAGGACGCGGCTCCGTTCGCGAAGAAGCTCAAGGACGCCGGCTACAAGGGCGCGGCGATCTCCGGTGACGGTACGAACGACATGAAGTTCGTCGAGCTCGCGGGTGACGCCTCCGAGAGCTGGTTCCTCACCTGCCCCTGCACCGACGCCACCGTCGAGGCGGGCACGAAGAAGTTCGCCGAGGACTACCAGAAGGAGTTCGGCCGCGCGCCGGGTACGTACTCCGCCGAGGCGTACGACATCGCCAACATGATCATCGCCGAGGTCAAGAAGTCGGGTGCGGACGTCGAGCGTGAGGCTCTGCGTGACGCGCTGGCGAAGGCTTCCTACAAGGGCCTGACGAAGACCTTCTCCTTCGGTGAGAACGGTGAGTTCACCGGCACCGACGTCTACCTGTACCAGGTCAAGGGCGGCAAGATCGGGTACCAGGGCAACATCAACGAGCTGGCCGGCTGA